Proteins encoded in a region of the Triplophysa rosa linkage group LG6, Trosa_1v2, whole genome shotgun sequence genome:
- the rnaseh2b gene encoding ribonuclease H2 subunit B isoform X1 encodes MSTKKKRSAHTNSDSWVVIAPDSMLHTGSSEDSDPAFTKLKNPATEGSSLYLFGRVDDSVYEVKAFTEEFRSWFIGQTVQRDGKLLIVTPIDPLFLLLPYIKSAATEGKFQPVKQMVMDEDYPGCTQLLQCEQGLDSIHHVADEKEVGSLKFHSYNQEKTMAWLKKKVQRTVTTLKKSNISVGGGVKSSTFVRVKQEADAREEDYLRYAHGLISEYISEDLSKDLLKHLQLPEISSPKETEPPSKKRKLSDKPVEAGEDYTKFNSSDFARKPPKKMTAAQKTLAKVDKTGMKSMASFFKVKQEKN; translated from the exons ATGAGTACTAAAAAGAAACGCTCTGCTCACACTAACAGCGACAGCTGGGTTGTCATTGCGCCAG ATTCAATGCTGCACACAGGCAGTTCTGAAGACAGTGATCCAGCCTTCACTAAACTAAAAAATCCGGCTACAG AAGGTTCATCTCTGTACCTGTTTGGTCGTGTTGATGACAGTGTTTATGAAGTTAAGGCATTTACGGAGGAGTTTCGGTCTTGGTTTATTGGACAGACTGTGCAAAGGG ATGGTAAACTGCTTATTGTGACTCCCATTGATCCTTTATTTCTGCTGTTGCCATACATTAAGAGCGCTGCCACCGAG GGAAAGTTCCAGCCAGTGAAGCAGATGGTGATGGATGAAGATTACCCTGGATGTACACAGCTTCTGCAATGCGAACAGGGATTGGACTCCATTCATCATGTGGCAGACGAGAAAG AGGTTGGCAGTCTGAAGTTTCACAGTTATAACCAGGAGAAGACCATGGCTTGGCTTAAGAAAAAG GTTCAGAGGACAGTAACCACACTCAAAAAGAGCAATATATCTGTAGGTGGAGGAGTGAAGTCCAGCACATTTGTGAGAGTTAAACAGGAAGCAGATGCTAGAGAAG AAGACTATTTGCGTTACGCACATGGTCTCATATCAGAGTACATCAGTGAAGACCTGAGCAAAGATCTCCTTAAGcatctaca GTTGCCAGAGATATCCAGCCCCAAAGAAACAGAGCCTCCCTCTAAG AAACGAAAATTGTCAGATAAACCAGTAGAGGCTGGAGAAGACTACACCAAGTTCAACAGTTCGGACTTTGCACGAAAA CCTCCAAAGAAGATGACTGCAGCTCAGAAGACTCTAGCCAAAGTAGACAAAACTGGCATGAAGAGCATGGCATCGTTCTTCAAAGTCAAGCAAGAGAAGAATTGA
- the spryd7b gene encoding SPRY domain-containing protein 7b: MAAVFTCCLGCCGDGGPGHAPLKEMPTVHLDTHHMGTDVVIVKSGRRICGTGACLANAPLHQNKSYFEFKIQSTGVWGIGVATQKVNLNQVPLGRDSHSLVLRHDGSIYHNNEEKNRLPANSLPQEGDVVGLTYDHVELNLYLNGKNMHCPASGIRGTVFPVVYVDDSAIIDCQFSDFYHTPPEGFEKILFEQQIF, encoded by the exons ATGGCTGCGGTTTTTACGTGTTGTTTGGGCTGCTGCGGGGATGGCGGACCGGGTCATGCTCCCCTCAAAGAAATGCCAACCGTACATTTAGACACGCATCATATGG GGACGGATGTGGTCATAGTGAAAAGCGGGAGGCGGATCTGTGGAACTGGAGCCTGTCTCGCCAACGCCCCTTTACACCAGAACAAGAGCTATTTTGAGTTCAAGATCCAGTCCACGG GTGTATGGGGGATCGGTGTGGCGACACAGAAAGTAAATTTGAACCAGGTGCCGCTGGGTCGAGACAGTCACAGTTTGGTGCTAAGACATGATGGCTCCATATACCACAACAATGAGGAGAAAAATCGACTGCCTGCCAACAGTCTGCCACAGGAGGGAGATGTAGTG GGACTGACCTATGACCATGTGGAACTGAACTTGTATTTGAATGGAAAAAACATGCATTGTCCAGCCTCAGGAATTCGAGGGACAGTATTCCCTGTAGTTTATG tggaTGACAGTGCCATCATAGACTGCCAGTTCAGTGATTTCTACCATACTCCACCTGAAGGCTTTGAAAAGATTCTGTTCGAACAGCAGATCTTTTGA
- the rnaseh2b gene encoding ribonuclease H2 subunit B isoform X2, which translates to MHRRSRHSMLHTGSSEDSDPAFTKLKNPATEGSSLYLFGRVDDSVYEVKAFTEEFRSWFIGQTVQRDGKLLIVTPIDPLFLLLPYIKSAATEGKFQPVKQMVMDEDYPGCTQLLQCEQGLDSIHHVADEKEVGSLKFHSYNQEKTMAWLKKKVQRTVTTLKKSNISVGGGVKSSTFVRVKQEADAREEDYLRYAHGLISEYISEDLSKDLLKHLQLPEISSPKETEPPSKKRKLSDKPVEAGEDYTKFNSSDFARKPPKKMTAAQKTLAKVDKTGMKSMASFFKVKQEKN; encoded by the exons ATGCACAGACGTTCTAGAC ATTCAATGCTGCACACAGGCAGTTCTGAAGACAGTGATCCAGCCTTCACTAAACTAAAAAATCCGGCTACAG AAGGTTCATCTCTGTACCTGTTTGGTCGTGTTGATGACAGTGTTTATGAAGTTAAGGCATTTACGGAGGAGTTTCGGTCTTGGTTTATTGGACAGACTGTGCAAAGGG ATGGTAAACTGCTTATTGTGACTCCCATTGATCCTTTATTTCTGCTGTTGCCATACATTAAGAGCGCTGCCACCGAG GGAAAGTTCCAGCCAGTGAAGCAGATGGTGATGGATGAAGATTACCCTGGATGTACACAGCTTCTGCAATGCGAACAGGGATTGGACTCCATTCATCATGTGGCAGACGAGAAAG AGGTTGGCAGTCTGAAGTTTCACAGTTATAACCAGGAGAAGACCATGGCTTGGCTTAAGAAAAAG GTTCAGAGGACAGTAACCACACTCAAAAAGAGCAATATATCTGTAGGTGGAGGAGTGAAGTCCAGCACATTTGTGAGAGTTAAACAGGAAGCAGATGCTAGAGAAG AAGACTATTTGCGTTACGCACATGGTCTCATATCAGAGTACATCAGTGAAGACCTGAGCAAAGATCTCCTTAAGcatctaca GTTGCCAGAGATATCCAGCCCCAAAGAAACAGAGCCTCCCTCTAAG AAACGAAAATTGTCAGATAAACCAGTAGAGGCTGGAGAAGACTACACCAAGTTCAACAGTTCGGACTTTGCACGAAAA CCTCCAAAGAAGATGACTGCAGCTCAGAAGACTCTAGCCAAAGTAGACAAAACTGGCATGAAGAGCATGGCATCGTTCTTCAAAGTCAAGCAAGAGAAGAATTGA
- the LOC130555984 gene encoding uncharacterized protein C13orf42 codes for MFKKINAAFRPNHGHRFRDGFRPKDDYHSACTVKLDRSTSMLVVGESTRAQQDSTLKRSVSSVSVESSMALYYYQSREDRVWLYSQNQNCLEYLQELVALRRQYTKSIIDLKNNERKESASRKKKPAPPPPQKRVVQTSRPEPSAPPIPNEVDTLQFFDAVIASCDLEPNRKPHVDNGHADVDFIVATSTSEHDLHSNWVLRDPRRISMTESQLKSSDISPGQTAQQKGDMGSTGSRRRLQRNPIHLPKVVESAFQTLRFKPKVKKKD; via the exons ATGTTTAAGAAAATCAACGCAGCTTTCCGTCCGAACCATGGACATCGCTTCCGGGACGGGTTCCGGCCCAAGGATGACTACCATAGCGCTTGCACGGTGAAACTGGACCGCAGCACGTCGATGCTCGTGGTCGGGGAGAGCACTCGCGCGCAGCAGGACTCCACGCTGAAGCGCAGCGTGAGCTCCGTGAGCGTCGAGTCCAGTATGGCCCTGTATTACTACCAGAGCCGAGAGGATCGAGTATGGCTCTATTCCCAGAACCAGAACTGTTTGGAGTATTTACAGGAACTGGTAGCGCTCAGGCGTCAATACACCAAAAGTATCATCGACCTGAAGAATAACGAACGGAAAGAGAGCGCGTCCCGCAAGAAGAAACCCGCACCTCCGCCACCGCAGAAAAGAGTTGTACAG ACTTCACGGCCTGAACCTTCTGCTCCCCCAATCCCGAATGAGGTAGACACACTTCAGTTCTTTGATGCAGTGATTGCAAGCTGTGACCTAGAACCCAATCGAAAACCCCATGTGGACAACGGCCACGCAGATGTGGACTTCATAG TGGCAACCAGTACCAGTGAGCATGACCTTCACTCTAACTGGGTGCTTCGGGACCCTCGTCGAATCTCCATGACAGAATCACAGTTAAAGTCTTCAGATATCAGCCCTGGGCAGACAGCCCAGCAGAAAGGAGACATGGGAAGCACAGGTAGTAGGAGACGCTTGCAACGAAACCCTATCCACCTGCCAAAAGTGGTAGAGAGCGCCTTTCAGACTTTGCGCTTTAAACCAAAGGTAAAGAAGAAAGACTAG
- the phf11 gene encoding cell surface glycoprotein 1, protein MGSDQHRTPRQIKISCVLCKNSDETEITGALSSKDDISAHQNCLLYASGIYCKNSPTYDDLFGFAVHDVKQEVRRGRKLVCHHCQKRGATAGCEVNRCKRSFHYPCANEANARVIEDLAEGRYILYCEKHDPQSKRESSVISDVSSPSGLNLSRRGSPDSRGGRPVRRESNSSSGSSEQANTYKPNNTATPNDPDDEVQNCIDPMYAPVESDLDDSTPPKQHNSIPMAQGARPSENLNLPSTGLVNRATASRLNGCNGDNPRQFNKRIEFDSPTASPETPRRKKKKLSVLDSDDELETSTNPVVSPVVPHAWGCTSPTQHNHSTPVTENTRPCEALNSLPTGDDGDDTDIDSDVSQSLLPSGPYNVTVECTVIMDSGPSMESENSLDPCSPSRPVTADVCTSPGSVTPEPEPGDTTSTNITASEPKAPNTDPAFPGSADHMPQQERSDSGPTDQLQSPTSDFPEALPSAIQPLSASHIITDHPAERSPPEAASASHHPGTSDANDVDAMMSLESSATTFWAKCNEAGCTEEIFSELVSQLNSIRQRIQSREATQQDFDVALKVLEASGRLPTIITQLEQDLEKQERELLRKMAALRDARAVLRFSLN, encoded by the exons TTGTACGCATCAGGAATCTACTGCAAAAACTCGCCTACATATGATGACCTGTTTGGATTCGCTGTACATGATGTGAAGCAAGAGGTTCGGAGAGGAAGGAAATTA GTTTGTCACCACTGCCAGAAACGTGGGGCTACGGCAGGATGTGAAGTAAACCGTTGTAAGCGCTCGTTTCATTATCCCTGTGCCAACGAGGCTAATGCCAGAGTCATTGAAGACCTTGCCGAAGGCCGTTATAT ACTGTACTGTGAAAAGCATGATCCACAATCCAAACGAGAAA GTTCGGTAATATCTGATGTTTCGTCACCGTCTGGTCTGAATCTGTCTAGGCGTGGCTCACCAGACAGTCGTGGAGGAAGGCCTGTCAGG AGGGAATCTAATTCATCTTCAGG GTCATCAGAACAGGCAAATACTTACAAGCCCAATAACACGGCAACACCTAACGACCCAG ACGATGAAGTTCAGAACTGCATTGACCCCATGTATGCTCCAGTCGAGTCAGATCTGGACGATTCGACACCACCAAAACAGCACAAT TCAATTCCTATGGCTCAAGGTGCAAG GCCCAGTGAAAATCTCAATCTACCATCTACAG gTTTGGTTAATAGGGCCACAGCATCTCGTTTGAATGGCTGTAATGGTGACAATCCAAGACAATTTAACAAGAGG aTTGAATTTGATTCACCAACAGC TTCACCAGAAACTCCCAGAAGGAAGAAAAAGAAGTTGTCAGTACTTGACTCAG ATGATGAACTTGAGACCAGCACTAATCCTGTAGTTTCACCAGTAGTGCCACATGCATGGGGATGCACCTCTCCAACACAGCACAAT CATTCAACTCCTGTGACTGAAAATACAAG ACCCTGTGAGGCACTCAATTCATTACCCACAG GAGATGATGGTGATGATACTGACATTGATTCA gATGTATCTCAAAGTTTGTTACCATCAGGACCTTACAATGTCACTGTTGAATGCACAGTTATCATGGACTCAGGGCCCTCGATGGAATCAG AGAACAGTTTAGACCCTTGTTCACCTTCCAGGCCCGTCACGGCTGATGTGTGTACCTCACCCGGTTCTGTCACTCCTGAACCTGAACCTGGAGATACAACATCGACAAACATAACTGCCTCAGAGCCCAAAGCTCCAAACACTGACCCGGCCTTTCCTGGTTCCGCTGACCACATGCCCCAACAAGAACGCTCAGACAGCGGTCCCACCGATCAGCTACAAAGCCCCACATCAGACTTTCCAGAAGCATTACCATCCGCAATACAACCACTTTCAGCATCTCACATCATTACGGATCACCCAGCAGAACGTTCTCCTCCGGAAGCGGCGTCCGCGTCACATCATCCTGGCACCTCGGATGCTAATGATGTGGATGCCATGATGAGCTTGGAGTCCAGCGCCACAACATTCTGGGCTAAATGTAATGAGGCCGGATGCACTGAAGAAATCTTCTCAGAACTGGTATCTCAGCTGAACAGCATAAGACAACGGATACAGTCACGGGAAGCCACTCAGCAGG ATTTTGATGTTGCTCTGAAGGTATTAGAGGCATCTGGACGACTACCTACAATTATAACTCAGCTTGAACAAG ACCTGGAGAAGCAGGAACGGGAATTGCTGAGGAAAATGGCAGCGCTGAGAGATGCCAGAGCTGTCCTCAGATTCAGTCTAAATTAG
- the trim13 gene encoding tripartite motif-containing 13 — MELLEEDLTCPICCCLFEDPRVLPCSHSFCKKCLEGILDGNRSIAWRPPFKCPTCRKETVHNGIASLQVNYSLRGIVEKYNRIRVLPRMSLCRAHSGQPLNIFCATDLKLICGFCATTGDHKGHKFCALEEAYEREKVAFEELFRVVEGWRSAEVHSCLESLEGAKKKALERVSRDADGVSQYFDKLLRTLEHKRSEILSDFETLKLAVMQTFDPEINRLRSALEEQRRALAIAESFRSLSDPLTFLQQMQAFREKLRVIRATPLPSRTDLEVGLHNLQSFDVKEWDRVRLGEVDKLCAPYESGSYLASLPPAPVPRYSRVLWRVVLVVCACLPALNFLPSDCLALSLNDKVVALSGFTLPGPGEIVRWFGFCWKEGAAICTLLIELCRNCILDLINTTSDFIS, encoded by the coding sequence ATGGAGCTGTTGGAGGAGGACCTCACATGCCCGATATGCTGCTGTCTCTTTGAGGACCCGCGCGTTCTGCCTTGCTCCCACAGCTTTTGCAAGAAGTGTCTCGAGGGCATTCTGGACGGCAACCGAAGCATCGCATGGAGACCTCCGTTCAAATGCCCGACCTGTCGAAAGGAGACCGTGCACAACGGCATCGCAAGCTTGCAAGTCAATTACTCCTTACGCGGCATCGTGGAGAAGTACAACAGGATTCGGGTGCTGCCGAGGATGTCTCTCTGTCGAGCTCACAGTGGGCAACCGCTCAACATTTTCTGTGCCACGGATCTAAAACTTATCTGTGGTTTTTGCGCCACAACAGGTGATCATAAAGGACACAAGTTTTGCGCGCTAGAGGAGGCTTACGAAAGAGAGAAGGTAGCGTTTGAGGAGTTGTTTCGTGTCGTGGAGGGATGGAGAAGTGCGGAGGTGCATTCGTGCTTGGAATCGTTGGAGGGAGCGAAGAAAAAAGCGCTGGAGAGGGTCTCAAGGGACGCAGATGGGGTCTCTCAATACTTTGACAAACTCTTGCGCACACTGGAGCACAAACGGAGTGAAATCCTCTCTGACTTCGAGACTCTGAAGCTCGCGGTCATGCAGACATTTGACCCCGAGATAAACCGACTGCGCTCGGCGCTCGAGGAACAACGGCGCGCTCTCGCCATCGCCGAATCCTTCCGGTCACTGTCTGATCCTCTTACTTTTCTACAGCAGATGCAAGCCTTCAGAGAAAAACTGCGCGTGATTCGAGCAACACCACTGCCGTCTCGAACTGACTTGGAAGTGGGTTTGCATAACCTGCAGAGCTTCGATGTCAAGGAATGGGATCGAGTGCGCCTTGGAGAGGTGGACAAGCTGTGCGCCCCGTACGAAAGCGGCTCATACTTGGCTTCGTTGCCCCCTGCCCCCGTTCCTCGCTATTCCCGTGTACTGTGGAGAGTTGTTCTGGTTGTATGCGCGTGTCTGCCTGCGCTGAACTTTCTCCCTTCAGACTGTCTTGCTCTGAGCTTAAACGATAAGGTGGTCGCACTCTCTGGCTTTACTCTGCCGGGTCCAGGGGAGATTGTGCGCTGGTTCGGGTTCTGTTGGAAAGAAGGAGCCGCAATCTGCACACTTCTCATTGAGCTGTGTCGGAACTGTATCTTGGACCTTATAAACACGACATCCGATTTCATCAGCTGA